A single Altererythrobacter sp. BO-6 DNA region contains:
- a CDS encoding glutamate-5-semialdehyde dehydrogenase, with amino-acid sequence MATLADSAVSDPVALVERLARKARAAQRMLAAVPSDAKAAALISAAKALRGDASAILAANARDIEAGEARGLSPAMLDRLRLDEARLEGVAAGVEAVAQLPDPVGEVIDTTERPNGLRLSRVRVPIGTIGIIYESRPNVTADAAALCVRAGNAALLRGGSEAVHSNRAIHAALVRGLGAAGVSPEAVQLMPTQDRAAVGAMLKAAGLIDMIVPRGGKSLVERVQNDARVPVLAHLDGICHTYVHSAADPAMAREVVVNAKMRRTGICGALETLLVDAAYPAAGELVAALIDAGCEVRGDARIQALDSRVIPASDNDWDTEYLAAVASVAMVDGLDAAMEHIARHSSHHTEAIITADVAAADRFLSEVDSAIVMHNASTQYADGGEFGLGAEIGIATGRLHARGPVALEGLTTYKWQVRGSGQARP; translated from the coding sequence ATGGCTACCCTTGCTGACAGCGCCGTTTCCGATCCCGTCGCCCTGGTTGAGCGGCTTGCGCGCAAGGCGCGGGCGGCGCAGCGCATGCTGGCAGCCGTGCCGAGTGACGCCAAGGCCGCAGCGCTGATAAGTGCCGCCAAGGCTCTGCGCGGGGATGCATCGGCGATCCTTGCGGCGAATGCGCGTGATATCGAGGCAGGTGAAGCGCGCGGGCTATCGCCCGCCATGCTTGACCGGTTGCGGCTGGATGAGGCGCGGCTTGAGGGCGTCGCTGCCGGGGTCGAGGCGGTGGCACAATTGCCCGATCCGGTCGGCGAAGTGATCGACACGACCGAGCGGCCCAATGGCTTGCGGCTCAGCCGGGTGCGCGTGCCGATCGGCACGATCGGGATCATCTACGAAAGCCGCCCCAATGTAACCGCCGATGCCGCCGCACTGTGCGTGCGCGCGGGCAATGCCGCGCTGCTGCGCGGGGGCAGTGAAGCGGTCCATTCCAACCGGGCGATCCACGCCGCGCTGGTGCGCGGGCTGGGTGCTGCCGGAGTCTCTCCCGAAGCAGTGCAGCTGATGCCGACGCAGGATCGCGCCGCAGTGGGCGCCATGCTCAAGGCCGCCGGGCTGATCGACATGATCGTGCCGCGTGGCGGCAAGAGCCTGGTCGAGCGGGTCCAGAATGACGCGCGCGTGCCTGTGCTCGCGCACCTCGACGGGATATGCCACACCTATGTCCATTCTGCTGCCGATCCGGCGATGGCGCGCGAAGTGGTGGTCAACGCCAAGATGCGGCGGACGGGCATCTGCGGCGCTCTGGAGACGCTGCTGGTCGACGCGGCCTATCCCGCTGCGGGCGAACTGGTCGCCGCGCTGATCGACGCCGGCTGCGAAGTGCGCGGCGACGCCCGTATCCAGGCGCTCGACAGCCGGGTGATCCCGGCGAGCGACAATGACTGGGACACCGAATATCTCGCCGCCGTGGCATCGGTGGCGATGGTCGACGGGCTGGATGCCGCGATGGAGCATATCGCGCGCCATTCTTCGCACCACACCGAAGCGATCATCACCGCGGATGTAGCCGCTGCCGACCGATTCCTGTCCGAAGTCGACAGCGCGATCGTGATGCACAATGCCTCGACCCAATACGCCGATGGCGGCGAATTCGGGCTGGGGGCGGAGATCGGCATCGCCACCGGGCGGTTGCACGCGCGCGGCCCGGTCGCGCTCGAAGGGCTGACGACCTACAAATGGCAGGTGCGCGGCAGCGGGCAGGCGCGCCCCTGA
- a CDS encoding nicotinate-nucleotide adenylyltransferase, translating into MIPVRTGLLGGSFNPAHGGHRRITRFAIEALDLDEAWWLVSPGNPLKPKKGMAPLAARLASAQAIARRTRIVPTAIERDLGTRYTVDTLRALQRRYPKREFVWLMGSDNLAQFHLWRKWRTIARMMPIAVIARPGYDDTALASPAMAWLRRYRVPKASLSKGGRWSAPALVLLRFDPDPRSATAIRRADPGWALRYSGHSPRDNVTHHLVACEEGA; encoded by the coding sequence ATGATTCCCGTTCGCACCGGCCTGTTGGGCGGCAGCTTCAATCCGGCGCACGGCGGGCATCGCCGGATCACCCGCTTCGCGATTGAGGCGCTGGACCTGGACGAGGCGTGGTGGCTGGTTTCGCCCGGCAACCCGCTAAAGCCGAAAAAGGGGATGGCGCCGCTCGCCGCCCGGCTCGCTTCGGCGCAGGCAATCGCGCGCAGAACGCGCATCGTGCCGACGGCGATCGAGCGCGATCTGGGCACGCGCTACACGGTAGATACGCTGCGCGCGCTGCAGCGACGCTATCCCAAACGCGAATTTGTCTGGCTGATGGGATCGGACAATCTCGCGCAGTTTCACCTGTGGCGAAAATGGCGCACCATCGCCCGCATGATGCCGATTGCGGTGATCGCCAGGCCGGGTTATGATGACACTGCCTTGGCGAGCCCCGCCATGGCTTGGCTCAGGCGCTACCGCGTGCCGAAGGCCAGTTTGTCAAAAGGGGGCAGATGGAGCGCACCGGCACTGGTGTTATTGCGATTTGATCCCGATCCACGCTCGGCCACGGCGATCCGCCGCGCCGATCCGGGCTGGGCTTTGCGCTATTCCGGCCACTCACCGCGAGACAATGTGACTCACCATCTCGTCGCTTGCGAGGAGGGTGCATGA
- the rsfS gene encoding ribosome silencing factor: protein MAKPAKTADVLHQLVLAQLDDDQAQEVVSIPLEGKSSIADHMVIASGRSTRQVAAMAQKLAEKIKQEGFGSARIEGLPAADWVLIDAGDVVVHLFRPEVRSFYNLERMWGFGEGDSKQVGTA from the coding sequence ATGGCTAAGCCTGCGAAAACCGCCGATGTGCTGCACCAGCTGGTGCTGGCACAGCTCGATGACGACCAGGCGCAAGAAGTGGTCTCGATCCCGCTTGAGGGAAAGAGCTCCATTGCTGACCACATGGTGATCGCATCGGGCCGTTCGACCCGCCAGGTCGCCGCGATGGCGCAAAAGCTGGCTGAAAAGATCAAGCAGGAAGGCTTCGGCTCCGCCCGGATCGAAGGGCTGCCCGCTGCCGACTGGGTGCTGATCGATGCCGGCGATGTCGTGGTCCACCTGTTCCGCCCCGAAGTGCGCAGCTTCTACAACCTTGAGCGGATGTGGGGCTTCGGCGAAGGCGACAGCAAACAGGTCGGCACGGCGTAA
- a CDS encoding 23S rRNA (pseudouridine(1915)-N(3))-methyltransferase RlmH: MLLHVIARGKIARSPEEELVARYAKRITWPVKLTELPETGGRIPDPQTPCKTVLLDEKGRNLTSEELAEIIGRWRDDGMREARFVLGAADGHSEEDRAGADLLLAFGKATWPHLLARAMLMEQLYRATTILAGHPYHRAG; encoded by the coding sequence ATGCTGTTACACGTTATCGCCCGTGGCAAGATTGCGCGCTCGCCCGAGGAAGAACTCGTCGCGCGCTATGCCAAGCGGATCACATGGCCGGTAAAACTGACCGAATTGCCTGAAACCGGTGGGCGCATTCCTGATCCGCAGACCCCCTGCAAGACCGTGCTACTCGACGAGAAGGGCCGCAACCTGACCTCCGAAGAACTCGCCGAGATCATCGGTCGCTGGCGCGATGACGGAATGCGCGAGGCGCGCTTCGTGCTCGGCGCGGCGGACGGGCACAGCGAGGAGGATCGCGCCGGGGCAGACCTGCTGCTGGCCTTCGGCAAGGCGACATGGCCGCATCTGCTGGCACGCGCGATGCTGATGGAACAGCTCTATCGCGCTACGACAATCCTTGCAGGGCATCCTTATCATCGGGCAGGATAG
- a CDS encoding peptidoglycan DD-metalloendopeptidase family protein: MRGTLMRWSANFDRAASLRQELAALPGPVIRPPRPGASKVVMTAAARPTPRSTGLPAPLQLPVQGRTLAGFGESGEAGLAATGLQLAPAGGAQVIAPTLGRVAYAGPYRGYGEIVIIEHGNGFTSLITGLARVTVAAGDSVIGGSPIGTAPPRNPAITFELRREGKPVNPLDFM, encoded by the coding sequence ATGCGCGGGACCTTGATGCGCTGGTCGGCGAACTTCGATCGCGCGGCCAGCCTTCGGCAGGAACTCGCCGCCCTGCCAGGGCCGGTGATCCGCCCTCCGCGCCCCGGCGCGTCCAAGGTGGTGATGACCGCCGCAGCCCGGCCCACGCCAAGGTCAACCGGCCTTCCCGCCCCGCTCCAGCTGCCGGTGCAGGGGCGCACACTGGCCGGGTTCGGCGAAAGCGGCGAGGCGGGGCTTGCCGCCACCGGGCTGCAGCTGGCGCCCGCAGGCGGGGCACAGGTAATCGCGCCAACGCTGGGCCGCGTCGCCTATGCCGGGCCCTATCGCGGCTATGGCGAGATCGTGATTATCGAGCACGGCAACGGCTTCACCAGCCTGATTACCGGCCTCGCGCGGGTGACGGTTGCGGCGGGAGACAGCGTGATCGGCGGCAGCCCGATCGGCACCGCCCCGCCGCGCAATCCGGCGATTACCTTTGAGCTGCGCCGCGAGGGCAAGCCGGTCAACCCGCTCGACTTCATGTAA